A DNA window from Ranitomeya imitator isolate aRanImi1 chromosome 2, aRanImi1.pri, whole genome shotgun sequence contains the following coding sequences:
- the LOC138665261 gene encoding zinc finger protein 436-like has product MRMDTDGHRTNDRILNLTLEIICLLIGESCTVVKKKSGEKVTPNNNHVVSEGWRRTHSPIVEPHSLILGKYSDRKILDLTSKIIELLTGEVPIRCQDVTVHFSMEEWEYLEGHKDLYKDVIMEDHQPPTSPDNSSEITFSEECPSPMNFQDCLQQNHSVPQDLQVDDAKDILEEDDDSDLQDDSDLQDDSDPQDHKVENMVHVKVEVVDEEQVEEMYLKLGQIKEEEIPIDIDPDFKMEDNDLIQGSAEENSSALNMFPVSSNAWENSLNNLYTNTQNEDYIQRKVYPCLDCGKCYYKKGSLLIHQRIHTGEKLHTCSQCGRNFVYKANLIEHERLHGGEKPFSCSDCGKCFKQKSHYFKHRRSHIGVKKRFSCSECGNLFKDRWTLDRHERTHTGEKPFSCPECGKSFTQKYSFLEHQKIHTGEKPFPCSKCGLRFTRKSKLARHERVHTGEKPFSCTECGKCFALKTTLAKHQRVHTGEKPFPCSECGKCFTQKYDVVEHQKIHTGEKPYSCIKCGKGFIRKSKLIQHERVHTGEKPYSCTECGKCFTQKAGLVQHQKIHIK; this is encoded by the exons ATGAGGATGGACACGGATGGGCATAGGACGAACGATAGGATATTGAacctcaccctggagataatctGTCTGCTAATTGGAGAG AGTTGCACAGTAGTAAAGAAGAAATCCGGAGAGAAGGTTACCCCAAACAACAATCATGTTGTCTCAGAAGGATGGCGCAGGACCCACAGCCCCATCGTGGAGCCTCACTCACTAATTCTTGGGAAATACAGTGACCGGAAGATCCTGGACCTCACCAGCAAGatcattgagctgctgactggagag gttcctataaggtgtcaggatgtcactgtccatttctccatggaggagtgggagtatttagaaggacacaaggatctgtacaaggacgtcataatGGAGGACCACCAGCCTCCAACATCTCCAG ATAACTCCAGTGAGATAACTTTTTCAGAGGAATGCCCTAGTCCTATGAATTTCCAGGACTGTTTGCAGCAGAATCACTCTGTTCCTCAGGATCTTCAAGTAGATGATGCCAAG GATATTCTAGAAGAGGATGACGACAGTGACCTACAGGATGACAGTGACCTTCAGGATGACAGTGACCCACAGGATCATAAG GTAGAAAATATGGTTCATGTTAAAGTTGAAGTGGTTGATGAAGAACAAGTGGAGGAGATGTATCTGAAACTTGGCCAAATAAAAGAAGAGGAAATTCCTATTGATATTGACCCAG ATTTTAAAATGGAAGACAATGACCTCATTCAGGGTTCTGCAGAAGAGAATTCCAGTGCTCTAAATATGTTCCCTGTATCTTCAAATGCTTGGGAAAACTCTTTAAATAATTTATATACTAATACACAGAATGAAGATTACATACAGAGGAAAGTATATCCGTGTTTAGATTGTGGAAAATGTTATTATAAAAAAGGAAGTCTCCTGATACATCagcgaattcacacaggggagaagctgcaCACTTGCAGCCAATGTGGGAGGAACTTTGTGTATAAAGCCAATCTGATTGAACATGAGAGATTGCACGGTGGGGAAAAACCATTTTCTTGTAgtgattgtgggaaatgttttaaacaaaaATCTCATTATTTCAAACACCGGAGAAGTCATATAGGAGTGAAGAAACGGTTTTCTTGCTCAGAGTGTGGTAATCTATTTAAGGACCGATGGACTCTAGATCGCCATGAAAGAACTcatacaggagaaaagccattctcATGTCCTGAGTGTGGAAAAAGTTTCACTCAGAAATATAGTTTTCTTGAACATCAGaaaattcatacaggggagaagccgtttccATGCTCTAAGTGTGGATTACGATTTACACGAAAATCAAAGCTCGCTCGCCACGAAAGAGTTCATACAggcgaaaagccattttcatgtactgagtgtgggaaatgttttgctttGAAAACTACACTTGCTAAACATCAGAGagttcacactggggagaagcccttTCCATGTTCCGAGTGTGGGAAATGCTTCACTCAGAAATATGATGTGGTagaacatcagaaaattcacactggggagaagccatattcatgcatCAAGTGTGGAAAAGGATTTATACGCAAATCAAAACTGATTCAGCATGAGCGAGTTCACACAGGCGAGAAACCTTATTCATGtaccgaatgtgggaaatgttttacgcaGAAAGCCGGCCTTGTTCAACATCAGAAAATTCATATTAAATAG